Genomic window (Mycosarcoma maydis chromosome 5, whole genome shotgun sequence):
GGTTCAGATTAGCCAGGGCGAGGGCAAACAGTGAAAGCAAGGACACGCAGTCAGGCCATCCCGAATTTCGAGCCAAGCAATCTTACATATCTTGTATGAACGAACGGTCACGAGTCGCTTGTTATGTTCAGCATTCGGCGCCcctcattcgtgattcgattTTGTCACCCCTCGCGTGAGAACCATCACAATTTGGCTGCCAAGTACCAAGTGTCAAACTAACCTATGCTGAGCAAACATCGGATGCTTGTACAATCATTCGAATGCAAACGGTCCAAGTGAGTCAGTCGGCTCAGTTAAGCAGCCTCTTGACTAGCACAGCTTCTACAGTGCAATCCGGTTCAAGTTACGAGCTACGAAGAAGAGTCCATAGTTGCATCTTAGAGCAACCCTACGCCAAATACAAGAGTCATacttgcagcagctgccatcATGCCACTCTCGCACATTGATGCCGCAGCGCTGAACGATCTAGCGTCTTTGGTTGCTGTGTTCGTACCGCTCTTGGTAGCACTGGCGCTGGCACAAGCGGGCGTTTTCTTGAACAATCAGTAGAGCAAAATGTTGTAGCTCAGCGTCGAGTAATCCTGGTGCGATGCATTCGGCATGAAGTTGGCTGAAGGCTGCCAACGACATCGTCAAAGAGGTTGCACAAAAGGCCTTCGTGGTGGCTGATAGCCACGCACTCCTACAGACTGAATGAGCAGCGATTAGAACCAGAAGGGAAGGGCTGAGATGCTAGCATCAGTGAAGTAGTCTCGTGGCTGCTTCGAGTCACTATTCCTCATCAGTTTCTTGCGTTTCCGAAATGTGTGATGACTGATAGGAAAACACACGGACGCGTGGCATGGGAAGTGTGAATCATCAGCCTGATCGAAACCATAGAGAcacactctgtgactgaaACAGCAGAGGTCCAGGACCCATCGAGCGTCGCGAGATTCAAATGCTTGGCAAGCACCGCCTCGGACCCCGATTCGCGTGCTTAGACCTTCCCTTTGTGCTCCTCTTTAGTTCTCATCTCCTTCCTAAACACTGCCTCAGCCGCTTACGTTGGAGCGACTGGAGCGAGAGCCTGGTCCTGAGTATGATGATTCAGTTTCTCAAAGACGCAACGTGCACAGCGGACCAAGGCTCGAAGTGTGCAACGATCCTTGGTTTGCTAAGACTTTCCGGCTGCAAGGCATTTACGATTTTGCTTGACAGCTGCTATTCTGCATCACGTCCACGATTCCCGCTCCGGCTTTTTttattttttttttttttttttttttgggAAAACTGCTTCAGACCGTCTCGGAATTTTACACTCCGTCCGCAGCACGCTGACAGTGGACAGCTGTGAGCGACTTGGGAAGTCGTACTCCTTTGCGACAATAACAAACCATCTCCCTGATCACGGATTATAATTGATTCATGTTGAATGTACTATCCCACTGGAGGCTTTTCCTGTGTACACCAAAGGCGAACGATCACTCGCAGTCAACAGGGTTGGGCGCAACGGCACCTTTAGCGCCCTGATCCTTCGCATCTAGCTTCTTCATATCATCCTCATCCAGCTCGAACCCAAAGATGTCGGCGTTGGACGCAATGCGCGACGGCGTGTCTGACTTGGGCAGCGGCACGAAGCCCTTTTGCAACGACCAGCGCAACAGCACCTGCGACCAGTCCACCTTGTGTTTAGCAGCAATCTCGAGCACGTCGGCGTCATTGGCGTGTTGAGCTCGTACGATCGGGCAATATGCCTGCAGTACGATCTTGTGCCTCTTGCAAAACTCGACAATGGGTCGCTGCTGACACCAAGGGTGAATCTCGATCTGGTTGACCGCTGGCGTTTGTTGGCGGTCGACGAGTTCTTGGAGATGCTTGACTCCGTAGTTGCTAACACCAATGGTGATGACTTTGCCTTCCGACTGGAGCTCCTTGAGTGCTTCCCAGAGGTGTTTGCGCCCCTCAGGGCCGGATGTGGGGGTGTGGATGAGGAAGCAGTCCACGTAGCCATCCAGATTGATTTTTGAAACCGACTCACggagcgactcgagcgtgTCCTCCTTGGTCTTGCCTGGTGCGATGATCTTGGTGGTGACGAACACGTCTCGTCGAGAAGAGTGCGTTTCGAGGCACCAAGCTCGCACAGCATTTCCAACTTGCTTTTCGTTTTCATAGTACTGGGCGCTGTCGATGTGACGATATCCAGACTTGAGCGCCGTTGTCACCGATCGTTCCGTCACCTCGGCTGGGCTCTTGTACACACCAAAACCCAGAACGGGCATCTCGACGCCCGACTCGCCCAACAAAGGGTACGCAGATTGCAACGTGAGCTTAGTTGACATGCTTGCGGAATTTGAGAATGCCCGGGTCGATCGAAAAGGTTGACGGCCAATATGGCTAAGAAGGATGAGAGACGATTCGTCCAAGACAGATATCTAGCCAAGACACAAGTGGAGGTAAGGCACTGAGTTTATCAAAGACTCGAGATGGTCGGGGCGCTTAGTCACGAGGGTGAATTGTGAGTCTTGAGTGGACCCTGACgtgtgaatcatgaatcgtgaattacgCTGAGTTGGTAAATGCGCGCACGCGGTTTAGACAGGACACAAGCTGGATTGaactgaatcacgaatcgtatTTAGTTGACACTTGACGACTGTCACTTGGCCATCCACTcgtaactcgtgactgtaacCATCATCACACTTACCCTTTGGTATCGTCTGTTTTCGACAATCACTATCAGCCGTTATCACTCGAATTGGATAGTGCAATAATAAACTACATTACTGCCATATGCGCCTTCGGCCGTGAATCGACGTATTCGAACCAGTCCGAATCCATACTGACACCGCAGCACCCACACTGCTGAGCGGATCATCCACTTTTAGGCCTGCAACCCTGACCAGGCCAACGCACCGCACCTCGCCACCTCCAGACGCGCGTATAGCGACTGTCGACTCTCTTCTCGAGCGCTTGGGCCTTCCTCGCTAATACATACTCTGCATCACCCGTCTGTATACCATGCCTTTGACTCGCCGTTGCCGCTGCTATCGCTGCACAGAGGCTGGCGGTGAAAACGGCATCGAGGTCAAAAGTTCAACATATAGAGCGCATCAGCGTAGGTATGGCTCAGCTCCAGccgcctcgagctcgacgagcggtCTCCCTAACCCTCGTCGAAGAAGGCAACGCCCTCCCGAGCCCTCGCCTTCGCAGCTTCTCTATGAGCTTCTCGCGAAACGTCACCTCCTCTCCTGGGCTGGCACGAAAAGCTATACAAGCGATTTTCCCACCACAACCGTCTCGGGTGCAACGCTGCCAATGCTCGAACCGGCTGAGACGCACGAAGACAGCACCCGCGAGGAAGCTTTTGCGCCGGATGAGTCAACATTCGAGGATGATTTCGACAGcgaggaggatgacgacgatatTGGCATGATTGAAGTCGCCAGTATTGCGGAGCAACTCTTTACCAAAGCCGAGTCGAAGACCAGTCTGGGCACGAATGATGCGCAACAGCGAAACGTCGACAGCTGGGTTTGGAAATCACATGTTTTCGTCGCCTTTATGATGGGGTACACCTCCTTGTCGAGTGACGTGGCGTCCCTCCTGCTCACATTCTTCACCTCAGTCATCTTGCGCTCAAGAAAAGGCCGTAGCCAGCAACACGATCATCCAGAGCCTGCGGTACTTTGACAGGATGCTCAATAGTCCACCCGATCCAATGCATACCGTGTATGTTGGGATTTGCGGCCGTCGTTTCTGGCACCTCTTCCTCATTGAAGGCTGTAACAACCtcggcaagaagctcaaagAGGCTCAAAAGGTCATGGCCCGCGCTATCCTTCCGACCAGCATCAAGCGCCCAGACTATCGGATGGCTCTTACGTCAGGAGGGACACCATGCGCCGAAGATTGGGTCACACTATTTCGCTGCCTTCTGCCGTTCGTGATGCTCCAGCTTTGAGATAAGACGCTTCGCCAAGACGAGAACGAGCACATCGACTTTGTGCCCAAGGGACTCACGGAGGAAAAGGAGCTGAAGCCAGGGCCCAAATCGGTCAAGATCATATTCGAACTTGGTCTGCTTCTTTCTTGTATTGTGGACATGCTCGAGTCGGACTTCAGCGAGGATGATGTGCAGCGCTTGCACAAGTACATCCTTCTCTACAACAGCAAGGCAGCAGCTCTGCTTGGCAAAGGCTggatcgtcttgagcaATCACATTGCAGAGCATATTCCCGACGCCATCCGCCTCTTTGGAGCTCCAAAGAACTTCTCCAGCCTTCCCTTTGAGCGATACAAGGGTACCTtgagcaagatcaagactTCAGGCCATAAATACGGTCAGGTCGAGCTCACGATCATGCGAAAAGTCATCAGTCGCTCGAATCTTCAGCATCTTCTCAGCCAGTCTAACGACACCTTCTTTCGAGAGACACTGCTCGGATATGTCAAGAACCAAAACGAGTTCGAAGAACTGCCGCCCCCGACTCGGCTCACCAAGACCATCATGGAGCGCGACACTTACCTCCACCTTCTCACATACCTCAACGGACCAGGTAAATGCTTTCCGGGCCGCTTTGTCGTGCCTCACGATATTCATGCCTCCTCGCGTGATGTTAGCCTGCGAATGGATGCGATTTTCCTGCACTCAGTCAGTCAGTACGGGTACCCGACCGAGATTCGGTTTTCAGGCTGCGCGGCGGAAGCAAGGAAGAACAAGGCGGACTGTTTTGGTATGGTCAAATTGAAGGATCAGACGGTAACGGCAGTACAGATTCTGTGGCTCTTTGAAAAGGTATTGCATTTGAACGGACCTGGAACCGCGGCGGTCTCAGAGGGGTTTATGCACATTCGGaagctcaagatgctctCAAGGCAGGAAGCGTTCGGCTATGAAGTACGTTGTGGCGAATTGTTGGACGAGATGAACATTCATTTCGCTACTTTGGACGGCTATCTGGAAGATTTGGTTGTACCAGTCGTCGCTATGGTTTctcagctcgtcttggttcCGATTCACACCCATGGTCAGCAGCACAGACAGGTTTATGGTCTCAAACAGCTCTGAGTCAATGAAATAATCGATCAATTCCGAGAACGAGAACACGAGCAATGAAcaaaagaagaagagtCTGAAAGTCGTGAGGCAACTACCGTCAACGGAGTCAAATATCGGACACGACAAAACCACGTCGATTCAGTGAGCAGAGAAAGGGCAGGGTGCGTCCGGCCCGGAACGGGTACACCTGGTAGACAGAAGGTCTGTGTTACCTCTCCATTGAGTCTTGGGGTGGAGTGTTGGGCCGCTGTAATGCTCAATAGCAAACAAGTGAGATATGAGAGTAGAAAGATGACGGGATCGGGGAAGAAGTGAGAGCTGATACTTGCAAAGAAAAAGCACAGCGGCGTGAAGACAGCGTGTGCACAGATACAGAGACAACGACGAACGGAGAGTAACAGAGACGAGTTGCTCTCAGTGTCTCGCGTCTGTATTTCTTCTctcgcaccaccaccgccatctatcacgaatcacaaatcacgaatcacacaAGCTCCGCCTGCGACAAAGCCTGGTCACTAAGCCTGGTCACGCTTGGTTTCAGTGTTTAGCTCCTCACTTTCATCTTGCAATCTACTTTTTGACCGCCTCAAGCAGCCTTTGGGCACCTCGTTTGTGGAATATGTCACCGGCATGGCGTGAAAATGAGAGCTCAGATACTGGGACATTCTAATATATTCAGGGCCTCGGGTTAAATTCGGTTGCTACCAAAAGTGGTTTCGTTGGTCCCGACTTGCCATAGATCATGCTGATTAAGCGTACTTGAGCTGAGGTCACATGTCCTCATCCGATCGTCTGGCTTTTTGCCCGCTACACGCAAACAAGCAATCACACTCATGTTCGCTGCTCACGCTCTTCACTTTATCGTAGACTCGAAAAGGGAAAGTAAATGGCGATTCAGACTTCAGAGTATGGGTttgcaattcgtgattcacgattgcacgTGAAAGCACTGTGCCAGCGACACGCTCAAAGAGTGACTAGCTCGCAACGATAACGATACCGTTCTGGGCATGAGCATCCACAGCAGGTGGAATAGCCTGGAGACGTTCGAGATTTTGGAGCAGACGCTTGATCGTCCATTCAAAGCAGGTTACCAACTCTTTCCCCAATGGCGCCACCGTCATTCGAGCCGAGTCCAATCGAAACGATAGCCAAATTGCGAGCCTCTGTAGCCAATAGAAAACTAAGCATGCAAACAGTCATGTGggaaagaagaagccaaAAGTCGAAACAGTAGACAAGAGCTTAAAGTGGATTGAGTCTTCTACAGTCGCTTTGAATCTTGCGGTCGTCAATTGTCCCTGAGGAATTGAGCGGTGGGGCCTTTTCCAATAAGCTTACTGATACTGAGGTGGAATTTGGGCTCTCCGACCAGGGTGCCCGATTTGTCCGCTTTGTCCTCTCTGCTCCAGAATCCCCAGCCGAAGCTGACAAAGAAAAAGTAGTAGAGACGGTTGAAgcggaagaagaggaaagaGATAAGCCAGATACACAGCTCCATGTAAGTGAAGAAGTCGAGCTGGCCACCAGGAGCGCGGTCCTTGATGAAGCGAATCATGTCCACCCAGAGACGCATGTCGCGCGGTTTGGGACGGGTGGATTTGTCCATCAGGAACAGCATTAGCGTACGTGCCATGATGCCAATGTGGATATGGCCGACTGTACCGACAGCGTTGCGGAAGGTCGAGTTGGTGCACAGAACGGAGCAGTCCTCGATGGGGAACACCTGAAGGTACATGTTGGGTCGAACATAGTCCTCTGGGAACAAGTCCTGGGGCAGGAAATCAATCGAAGGCACCTCGAAGCCAGTAGCGACGACAATGATGTCGGCTTCGTAGTGGATTTTCTTGCCGTCCGAGCCTTTTTTCTGGCCACGCTTGCGCAAGTTGAAGTGGATCCCGCTTTcgtccagatcgagcacaTCACCACGCTGGTAGTCGGCTTCACCTTTGCGGATGTGTCGCAGAGCGCTGGTGTTGACGATGGGTGTTTCTGTGTAGAAGCCTTTTGTGGGCGCCATCTTTTGCTCGAGATCACGGTAgtgcagcttcttgagcagaaACTCGGGGATAAACGACAGCCAAGTCTCGCGCCCAAACGGCTGCAGTGCAAGCGCACAGTTGATGATGGTATTGCGTGGGATGATCCATTTGTCGCTGCGAGCCAGGATGGTGGGTCTATCGGCACCCTGTGCAACAGCCAgttcgagcgcctcgataCCACTGGCTCCGCCTCCCACAATCAACACCTTTTTGCCCTTGCAGTCAAGGCCATCGAGCTGTGAAGAGTGAACAATCTTGCCCTTGAATTTTTCCTCTCCAGGGAGGTCCATCTTCTTTGGCTTTCCACAGGTACCGGTGCTGACAACGATACCGTCAAACACCTCGTTTTCGTTGCCGTTAATCACCCATCGAGCATGTCCGTGCTCATGAGGATCCGTCGACGAAGAGTGCCTGGTGACGTTTTCCACCTTGAAACCAAGATGGGTACGCTTGTCAAGTTCGTACATCTTCCAGATCTTTTGCGTGTTCTTCAGAATCTCATCTCTATGCGGATAGGCCTGAGTCCACTTGACTGCAGGGTGGAAGCGATACATGATGGAGCTGATCTGAAGTCCCGAGGTGGAATTGACGCGCGACCAGATGCCGCCGATTTCTtcagcttggtcgaagATGGTGACTTCGAAGCCGTGTCCGATGAGGTGAGAGGCAGTAGAGATACCGGTGATACCGGCACCGATCACGGCTACATGACCAAGTGGTTTCTGCTTCACTTGTTGTGAGGGAAGCTTGGGCGCAAACGCGTACGCGATGAGGATTTGAATCCACTGGTAGAGGTAGCTGACGAGGGCAGAGAGCCCAAAATTATGAGCAGTTGCAGCTGCCATGTTGAACAAGCGTCAACGGACCAAGGGAAGACTTGGTCTCTACGAAGTTGGTGACAAAGCGGTTGTTGGAGAGGAGAAGGAAAGAGGGTGCCATTTAAAAATGGACCTGCTGTCGATCAAGGTGAACACGGTGATTCAAACGAGTTCAACACACACCTCAAAGCACGCCCAAGGGAAGCTACCGaatcagcaa
Coding sequences:
- a CDS encoding uncharacterized protein (related to 2,5-diketo-D-gluconic acid reductase); the encoded protein is MSTKLTLQSAYPLLGESGVEMPVLGFGVYKSPAEVTERSVTTALKSGYRHIDSAQYYENEKQVGNAVRAWCLETHSSRRDVFVTTKIIAPGKTKEDTLESLRESVSKINLDGYVDCFLIHTPTSGPEGRKHLWEALKELQSEGKVITIGVSNYGVKHLQELVDRQQTPAVNQIEIHPWCQQRPIVEFCKRHKIVLQAYCPIVRAQHANDADVLEIAAKHKVDWSQVLLRWSLQKGFVPLPKSDTPSRIASNADIFGFELDEDDMKKLDAKDQGAKGAVAPNPVDCE
- a CDS encoding uncharacterized protein (related to monooxygenase), with the translated sequence MAAATAHNFGLSALVSYLYQWIQILIAYAFAPKLPSQQVKQKPLGHVAVIGAGITGISTASHLIGHGFEVTIFDQAEEIGGIWSRVNSTSGLQISSIMYRFHPAVKWTQAYPHRDEILKNTQKIWKMYELDKRTHLGFKVENVTRHSSSTDPHEHGHARWVINGNENEVFDGIVVSTGTCGKPKKMDLPGEEKFKGKIVHSSQLDGLDCKGKKVLIVGGGASGIEALELAVAQGADRPTILARSDKWIIPRNTIINCALALQPFGRETWLSFIPEFLLKKLHYRDLEQKMAPTKGFYTETPIVNTSALRHIRKGEADYQRGDVLDLDESGIHFNLRKRGQKKGSDGKKIHYEADIIVVATGFEVPSIDFLPQDLFPEDYVRPNMYLQVFPIEDCSVLCTNSTFRNAVGTVGHIHIGIMARTLMLFLMDKSTRPKPRDMRLWVDMIRFIKDRAPGGQLDFFTYMELCIWLISFLFFRFNRLYYFFFVSFGWGFWSREDKADKSGTLVGEPKFHLSISKLIGKGPTAQFLRDN